A stretch of Aureispira sp. CCB-E DNA encodes these proteins:
- a CDS encoding aldehyde reductase — translation MIDKERPVLVTGGSGYIASWVVKQLLEQGYKVNATVRNKSKIAKVDHLLKLQKQFPGKLELYEADLLKEGSFAEAMKDCALVIHMASPFKVNVKDPQKELVDPALKGTRNILQTVNNTSTVKRVVLTSSVVAIYGDASDIEQTENGVFTEAYWNTTSSLKHQPYSYSKTLAEKEAWKFEGEQQRWDLVVINPSFVMGPSLSDRTDGESTDFMIQLLSGTFKSGAPYLAFGFVDVRDVAAAHILAGTKESASGRHITCATTKTMLDAATILRREFGDKYKLPSRQLPKFLMYLVGPFVGFSWKFVRNNVGIPMKFDNSYSKKDLGLVYRDLSETFKDQVEQLVKSGHVN, via the coding sequence ATGATTGATAAAGAAAGACCTGTACTAGTAACTGGAGGTAGTGGATACATTGCTTCTTGGGTGGTTAAACAGTTGTTAGAACAAGGCTATAAAGTAAACGCTACTGTTCGAAACAAATCTAAAATTGCCAAAGTTGACCATTTGCTGAAGTTGCAAAAACAGTTTCCTGGAAAGTTAGAATTATACGAAGCAGACTTACTTAAAGAAGGCTCATTTGCTGAGGCGATGAAGGATTGTGCTTTGGTTATACACATGGCTTCTCCATTTAAGGTGAATGTAAAAGATCCTCAAAAGGAGTTGGTAGATCCAGCTTTAAAAGGTACTCGAAATATTTTGCAGACCGTTAATAATACGTCAACTGTTAAGCGTGTTGTATTGACTTCTAGTGTTGTTGCTATTTATGGAGATGCTTCAGATATTGAACAAACTGAAAATGGTGTTTTTACAGAAGCATACTGGAATACAACTAGTTCTCTAAAACATCAGCCTTACAGTTATTCTAAAACTCTGGCGGAAAAAGAAGCTTGGAAATTTGAAGGGGAACAACAACGTTGGGATTTGGTGGTCATCAATCCTTCTTTTGTAATGGGACCATCGTTGAGCGATAGGACAGATGGTGAAAGTACCGACTTTATGATCCAGTTACTTTCGGGAACGTTTAAATCGGGAGCCCCTTATTTGGCGTTTGGTTTTGTTGATGTTCGAGATGTTGCAGCTGCTCATATTTTGGCAGGAACCAAAGAAAGTGCTTCTGGTCGCCATATTACCTGTGCGACAACAAAGACAATGTTAGATGCAGCAACTATTTTACGCCGAGAGTTTGGGGATAAATATAAATTGCCATCGAGACAATTGCCCAAGTTCTTAATGTATTTGGTTGGTCCTTTTGTCGGGTTTTCTTGGAAATTTGTTCGAAATAATGTTGGGATACCGATGAAGTTCGACAATAGCTATAGCAAAAAAGATTTGGGATTGGTGTATAGAGATTTGTCAGAAACATTTAAAGATCAAGTGGAGCAATTGGTGAAAAGTGGTCATGTGAACTAG
- a CDS encoding glycosyl hydrolase, whose product MKYTFVAFLLLLSTIVLQAQKNPHKNIVIGTSYEPNEPTIALHPKDPNILLGGSNIFNLYRSEDGGKTWEEKTLRSTYGVWGDPVIIPDTAGNFYFFHLSNPEEGNWIDRIVCQKTSDNGKSWTNGSYMGLNGAKAQDKHWAIVDPKTNYIYVTWTQFDKYGSTSSKDKSSIMFSMSKDEAKTWTKAKKINEIDGDCLDDDNTTEGAVPTIGPNGELYVAWAGPKGLVFDRSLDGGETWLDKDIAIDPMPGGWTYKIPGIYRCNGLPVTTCDISGGAYNGTIYVNWTDQRNGTDDTDVWLSSSTDKGDTWSKPVRVNNDAPGKHQFLTWMTVDQTNGYLYFVFYDRRDFDDERTNVYMARSTDGGKTFVNFKVNDKPFYPNQGIFFGDYNNIVARGDVVRPIWTRLDETRLSIKTALIDVEAIPSNATAPMVAQTNHEDVVPPNPNILYVSFKIPKKTKLSLFVYNEKGKKLKRLFKCKTFEFGKHIEAFEIPSLKLEKGTYSYQLKEGKTVIKERTFEVQ is encoded by the coding sequence ATGAAATACACATTTGTAGCCTTTTTATTACTCTTATCTACGATTGTTCTGCAAGCTCAGAAAAATCCGCATAAAAATATAGTCATAGGTACTTCTTATGAGCCCAACGAACCAACAATAGCTTTGCACCCCAAAGACCCTAATATTTTGTTGGGTGGTTCTAACATTTTTAATTTATACCGTTCTGAAGATGGCGGCAAAACATGGGAGGAAAAAACGTTGCGTTCTACCTATGGAGTTTGGGGAGATCCTGTTATTATTCCAGATACAGCAGGCAATTTTTACTTCTTTCATTTATCTAATCCCGAAGAAGGAAATTGGATAGACCGAATTGTTTGCCAAAAAACCAGTGATAATGGAAAGAGTTGGACAAATGGCTCTTATATGGGGCTAAATGGAGCCAAAGCACAAGATAAGCATTGGGCCATTGTCGATCCTAAAACAAATTATATTTACGTTACTTGGACGCAGTTTGATAAGTACGGAAGTACGAGTTCCAAAGATAAAAGTTCGATTATGTTTTCTATGTCCAAAGATGAGGCAAAGACTTGGACTAAAGCAAAAAAAATTAATGAAATAGATGGAGATTGTTTGGACGATGACAATACGACAGAGGGAGCGGTGCCTACGATAGGTCCAAATGGAGAGCTGTATGTGGCTTGGGCAGGTCCCAAGGGGTTGGTGTTTGACCGATCGTTGGACGGAGGCGAGACGTGGTTAGATAAGGATATCGCCATTGATCCAATGCCAGGAGGATGGACTTATAAAATACCTGGGATTTATCGTTGTAATGGTTTGCCTGTTACTACTTGTGATATTAGTGGAGGAGCTTATAACGGAACCATTTATGTTAACTGGACGGATCAAAGAAATGGTACGGACGATACGGATGTCTGGTTGTCTAGTTCTACTGACAAAGGCGACACATGGTCTAAGCCTGTTCGTGTCAATAACGATGCTCCTGGAAAACATCAATTCTTAACATGGATGACGGTAGATCAGACCAATGGATATTTGTACTTTGTGTTTTACGATCGAAGAGATTTTGATGACGAACGAACAAATGTTTACATGGCTCGTTCCACAGATGGAGGAAAAACATTTGTGAACTTCAAAGTCAACGACAAGCCTTTTTATCCCAACCAAGGAATTTTCTTTGGGGATTATAATAATATTGTTGCTAGGGGAGACGTGGTTCGACCTATTTGGACACGCTTGGATGAAACCCGATTGAGCATCAAAACAGCATTAATTGATGTTGAGGCTATTCCTTCCAATGCTACTGCACCAATGGTTGCTCAAACGAATCACGAGGATGTTGTGCCACCAAATCCTAATATTTTATATGTATCGTTTAAAATTCCTAAGAAAACAAAACTTAGCTTGTTTGTATATAATGAAAAAGGGAAAAAATTAAAACGACTTTTTAAATGCAAAACATTTGAATTTGGTAAACATATTGAAGCGTTTGAAATTCCAAGTTTAAAATTGGAAAAGGGCACTTATTCTTATCAACTAAAAGAGGGAAAAACTGTTATAAAAGAAAGAACCTTTGAAGTGCAGTAA